Sequence from the Synergistaceae bacterium genome:
CCTCGGCAAACAGGCTCAGGCCACGGTGATCCACGAGCACATGGTGAGAGGGCTGCGGGAGCTGATACGGCCGGCGGCGGAGACGGTGATCAAAACAGGAAAAATTCTGGGAGCTCTGGCTGTTGTGGAGGACGGTTATGACCAAACGTCCCTGGTGAAAGCCGTGGGAGCGGAGTCCATCGTGGAAGAGGACTCGAAACTGCTGGCTCTTTCGAAGGAAATGATGCCCAAACTCCCCTGGAAGACGCTGGACGTGCTGATGGTGGATTTGATGGGCAAGGACATCAGCGGCACCGGCATGGATACCAACGTCATCGGGCGCATGTGCATTCGAGGCGAACCGGACGGCAGGCCGGATATAACGCGGATCTGCCTCTTCGGCCTGACCCCCCGAAGCCACGGCAACGCGCTGGGCGTGGGTATGGCCGATGTGATCCCCCAAAGCCTGTACGACAGCATCGACTGGAAGGCCACCTACGAAAACGTGCTGACGAGCACCTTTCTCGAAAGGGGCTTCGTTCCCATCGTCCGGCCCACCGACAGGGAGGTTCTGGACACGGCGCTGCGGACCTGCGGAAGCCTTGACCTGTCGAAACTGCGTCTGCTGCGCATCCGTGACACCCTGCACATCGACGAAGTGTACGCCACTCCCGTCCTTTGCGCCGAAATGGAGGGACGCGACGATGTAACGGTGGTGGAGCGCGATCTTCCACTGGACTTCAGCGACAAAGGCGAGCTGAAGAAACTGTAGCGCGGAGTTTTGCTCTGTGCTTCTGAGTTGTTTTTTGTATAAGCGGGGGTATTCAGACAGTTTGGCGTTTAAGTGAATTGGCGCAGAAGTGAACTGGTGCAGAATTTGGTCAAATTTTGGAAGGAGGCAATATCATGGATCTGAAGAAAGTCAAGTATTACGATCTCTCGCACACCCTCTACCACAATTGTCCCGGCTGGCCCACGCACGCTCCCAACATCGTCGACGTGACCTATCATCAGGCGCTGCACGGCTACAACGCGGAAACTCTCACCTTCAACACCCACACGACGACTCACATCGACGCCCCGTACCACTTCTACACGGAGGAGCCTTCAGTGGACCAGCTCTCCCTGGACCACTTCGCCGGCCCCGCCGTTTTCGCCGACCTGCGCGGCAAAGCGAAGCTGGACGGTCCCATTACGGCGGACATGCTGAAGCCCTTCATGTCGCAGGTGGAAAAAGGCGACATTTTCCTGATGAATACGGGCTGGTGCGAGAAGCGGGGCTTTACCGAGGAGTATCTCCATCAGTGGCCCTATCTCGACGGTTCGGGGGCGGAGCTTCTGATTGAGGCCGGAGTGCGGGCCGTGGGCAGCGACTCCCTGAGCATGGGAGGCTGGGGTTCCCCGGAAAAAGCGAACCCCTGCCATCTGGCCCTGCTGAAGAAGCACATCGTCCTCATCGAGGAAATGTACTTCCCTGAGGCCGTCATGGACGGAAAAAAACGCTTCGTCACCGCGTTTCCCCTGAAGATCGTGGGGGCCAGCGGCTGTCCGGTCCGTGTGGTGGCCTGCGAATTCGAGTGACTTTAATACTTTTAACTTTATAATTTTAAGCATTGCTTTTTATAATTCAACGCCCCGCCGGTTACTCTGGCGGGGTTTTTCAGCCTCCGGAGACTGCTGCCGGAAACGTGACGCGCTCTCGTCTCTCCTGCCCTCAATCTCTCGATTCTGATCTCTCGTTCTGGTCTTCCGGTTCCTGACTCTTCATCTCTGATTCTCAGGCTCTGACTCTCTCTGACTCTCAGGCTCTGTCTCTCGGTCTCTGTCTCCCAGGCTCTGACTCTCGGGGCTCTGCGGAACTCTGTTGCACTCTGCTGCTCGCTTCCGGCTGACTAATAAGATACCGGAGGCTTTAGAGATATTGAAGGGATTAATTACCTGTTTATTTTTGCGGAATTTATGCAAATTACGAAATAGTTTCCTCAACCTGTTTTATGTGAAAAAAATGAAAAAAACACTCTGTTGACATAGTTCTGACGCAACAAAACAGCAATCGTAAAATATTTTCATCTATTCTCTTGCCTGTATGGAGAGAAAGTTTATAATATTACATGAGTAGAGACTTACATGCTTCGGAAAAACCCGCGCTCGAACGAAGGAATTGAACTTCGGCTTCAAACCTGAAAACTGTTGATGAGATAATATTATTCTCATTTGCGCCAGGGGTGGAAGGAGGTTTTTCGCGCGGGCAGGGCGTCTTCCGATGATGTGATGTACAATATTTAAAAATGCGTTATTTTTACGTAATTTTTGTTTTAATTAAGTTTGTTTTGATTAAGTACGTGGGATTATAACAATTTTTGGACAGAGGTGTTCGACATGGAACTTAGCAAAGGCACTGCAGAAAACCAGGATCTCATGATGTCCCCCACAGAAATTCTGGGAGATGAGGAACTGACGGCCAGAATTCAGAGGTTGTCGGAACGGACGAGCCTGTCCGCTCATGACCTTCTGGTGAAATGGCTGCTTCAGGAAGAAACGCTGCTCTCGGTCATTCGGGGGACGGAGGGGAACATGCTGCGGTTCATCGCGGGTCGTACCGACGATCCCAACTCCGATTTCGACTGGATTCCGGAGGAGCTGATGGACGCCGATGCCTATAAGGATCCCGAATACCGGAAAAAAATTCTGAAGAATATCAAGAAATTTAGAAAAGAGGGCAAAACCTTTACCCAAATCGCCGCGTTTTTTAACACCAATGGCGTGCCGACGCTGAGCGGAGCGGGACAGTGGTACCCCAGTTCGGTATCCCAGCTGCTGAAGGCGGGCAGACCCAGGTAAAAGAAGTTTCATTTGATCAGCTGCTTCCAGGCAGTTATAATTTGCAGGATGCTTCGTTCTGCAAACTGTTTTGTCGTCGAAGCCGGACAGGCGGCGCAGGGTTCTTCCCTGTGGCCCGCAGGACGTAAGAGGGTCTCATCATCCAGGGGAGGCGCAGGGGTGTGGAGAAGTTCATGAATTATGCGGGCCGACTGACGAAAAAATTTTTGGACAGCTTTAGTCCCGGCCTGAGGGCAAAACTCATTCTCATCTTCCTCCTTGTAAAGGTAATTCCTCTGATTTTGCTGGCGATTCTGGCCTGGAGGCAGCTTGTGACGCTTGGAAATTCCCTGCGGGACCTTGCCGTCAGCGATTCCACCGTGGCCCTGAACGACAGCGCCGTGGAAAACATCGAACGCATGTCCACGGATACGGCCCAAAGGGTGGCCTCCTTCCTCTACCGACGGGACGACGACATCCGGCTTCTGGCGAACCTGGATCCCACGGAAAAGAATTATCGCAATTTCCTGCAGAGTCGGAAAAGCAAACTCGTGAGAAAAGGGAAATGGGACCTCGCTCCGGATGGAATGTCCTGGCTGCGCGTGGATGAACCTTCCCCGGACGTGGGGGGCGGGAAGTCCACGAACTCCGAAAACAACGACGTGGTCAACGGCGCGAGCTACCACTATCGCCGGCCGGAAAACTTCGTGTACGACGACGTTCCTCTTTATGACGAAGCGACCTTTATCGATCTCGACGGACATGAGCGAATCAAAATCGTCGATCCCGGCTCCAACAAAATTCATCATCCCATGAATCCGGACCGGATGGACGTTTCACAAAAGAAAAACACCTACATCGGCTCGGAGACCTATTTTAAAGAACTGGCCAAACTCAGGCCGGGCGAAATCTACGTTTCCGACGTGACGGGGGCCTATGTTCGGTCGCATTTCATCGGGATGTACACGCCGAAACAGATGATCTCAAACCTGATCAACGGGGAAATCACGGGGCTGAAAACCCTGGGGGACGGAAAGGGCGTCGCCTCTCTGATGAGCAGACTCCAGACCTTCAGAAGTGAGGAGCTCCCTCAAATTCCGGTGGAGGCGGAGGATTATCAGGAGCTCAACCGACGGACCATCGAGGCCGTAAACCGGCGTCTGGCGGAGATCGGAAAGGCCGCCGAAACCCCTGAACTGGCGGAACGGATTAGGGCCTTGATGCAAAAGACGGCGGGCGTCGCCTTTCACCCCGAAGAAGAGGCCTTCGCCGGCAAGGAAAACCCCAATGGCCGGCGCTTTGAGGGAATCGTCCGGTGGGCGACTCCGGTCACGGAGGACGGAACCCCGGAGGGCAAAATTATCGGTTACGCCACCTTTGCCCTGAACCACGATCACATCATGGAATTCGTCGACCACATCACGCCCATGTACTCCCGCTACACCGAGCTGCCCAACGCTTACGACGGGAACTACGCCTTCATCTGGGATTACCAGTGCCGGAGCATCTGTCACCCCCGGCACCACTCCATCGTGGGCTTCGACCCCGAAACCGGAGACCCGGAAATTCCCTGGCTGGAAACCTCGATTTACGACGACCTGCTGAATAAAATCGGCGGCGGCGGGCTGTCGGACCTCAAGGCGAAGTGGCCGGAACTCATCGACGAACCTCCGACCCTGAACCTTATCCGGGGACAGAAAACCTTTTTGAAGCAGTCCCGACAGAAGAAGCCCGCTCCCGACCTGACACGGGCGGGGCTGGTGGGGCTCGACGGGCGTTATCTCAACAACGCGCCTCAGTGTACGGGATGGATGGACCTGACGGGAGAGGGGGGCTCCGGCTCCTTCTATATTCTCTGGAGCGGGCTCTACAAGCTGAACACGGCGGCTGCGATCCCCTACTACACGGGACAGTACGCCCCTTCGGAGGCCAACGGCTATTCGAAGCGGGGTTTTGCCTTCGTGGCCATCGGAGCGGGGCTGGAGGACTTCCAGGCTCCCGCCAGAAAAACGGAGGGGACGCTTCGGGCGCTGATCGGCGACAGCCTTCTGCAAACCTCCCTGCAGCTCGTGGGCACCACTCTCGTCCTGATCGTTCTGGTGGTTTTCGTGGCCATCTGGACGGCGTCCTTCATCACCCACAACATCACCCTGCTCATCAACGGAATCTCCCGCTTCCGGTCCGGAGAGAGACAGTTCCGCTTCCACTCCGACGCGGTGGACGAGTTCGGCACGCTGGCGAACTCCTTCGACGAAATGGCCGACAGCATCGTCAACAGCGTGAACAGCCCCCTGTGCATCACCGACATGAACCTGCGCATCATTTATATGAACGAACCGGGGCTGAAAATGCGGAATACCACGCTGGAAAAGGTAGTGGGAACGGGTTACGGAGAGCACAGCGTCTATCCCTTCGGGTCCAGGTACTGTCCCATCACGGCCCTGAGAGAAGGCTACGAGGCGGAAGCCTATTATGTTGAGGAGTCTCATCAGTATCTCAAGGGCATCGCCCACTATTTCATGGACAAGGAAGGACAAAAAATCGGATATATCGTGATGACGACAAACGTCACGGAAATTCAGGTCGCCCGGGAGAAGGCCGAACAGGCCAACCGCGCCAAAAGCGATTTCCTTTCCAATATGAGCCACGAAATCCGGACGCCCATGAACGCCATCATCGGGATGACCGCCATCGGCAAATCGGCAGCCGACATCGAGAGAAAGGACTACGCCTTCGGCAAGATCGACGACGCCTCCACCCATCTGTTGGGGGTCATCAACGACATTCTGGACATGTCGAAAATCGAGGCCAACCGGTTCGAGCTTTCTCTCGCGGAGTTCGTGTTCGAAAAAATGCTCCAGAAAGTGGTGAATGTGATCAACTTCCGCGTGGACGAGAAAACCCAGAACTTCACCGTCCGCCTCGACCGGAACATTCCCCGGTCCCTCATCGGCGACGACCAGCGTCTGGCCCAGGTCATCACGAACCTGCTCTCCAACGCGGTAAAATTCACTCCGCCCCAGGGATCCATCCATCTCGACGCCAGCCTGACGGGCGAGGAAAACGGGCTCTGCACCATCCAGATCGACGTGAAGGACACGGGAATCGGCATCAGCGAAGAGCAGAAGTCCCGTCTCTTCACCTCCTTCGTTCAGGCGGAGAGCAGCACGTCCCGAAAATTTGGCGGCACGGGACTGGGGCTGGCCATTTCGAAGCGCATCGTGGAAATGATGGGAGGGAAGATCTGGATCGAGTCCGAACTCGGAAAAGGCTCCACCTTCTCCTTCACGGTACAGCTTCGGAAGGTTTCGGAAAAATACGAAAGTCCTCTGCGCCCCGGGGTAAACATGAAGAACATACGTATTCTTGCTGTGGACGATGCCCAGGAAATACGGGAGTATTTTGCTGACATTGCACAGCGTTTGGGGATTGTATGCGATACGGCCGACGGAGGAGAAACCGCCTTGGAATGCATCGACAAAAAAGGGCCCTACGACATGTACTTTGTGGACTGGAAGATGCCCGGTATTGATGGAATCGAACTCACGCGCCGTATCAAGGCGGACAGGGCGAACCGGTCCGTGGTGATCATGATTTCCGCCACGGAGTGGAGCGTCATCGAGCAGGACGCCAGGAAAGCGGGAGTGGACAAGTTCCTTCCCAAGCCCCTTTTCCCCTCCGACATTGCCGACTGCATCAACGAGTGCATTGGAACGGGCGCACTCCCTGCCGCGGAGGAGGACGCTCCGGAGGAAATGGAGATTTTCGAGGGACGGCGTATTCTCCTGGCCGAGGACGTGGAGATCAATCGAGAGATCGTGCTTACGCTGCTGGAACCCGCGAAACTGTCCATCGACTGCGCGGCAAACGGCATCGAGGCCGTGGAAAAATTCTCCGCCGCGCCGGAAAAATATGACATGATTTTTATGGACGTTCAGATGCCCGAAATGGACGGACTCGAAGCGACGCGCCGCATACGGGCTCTGGATTCGATCTACGCGAAACAGGTCCCCATCGTCGCCATGACTGCCAACGTGTTCCGTGAAGATATCGAAAAATGTCTGGAGGCCGGAATGAACGATCATGTAGGCAAACCCCTCGATTTCAGGGAGGTCCTGTCTTCTCTGCACCGCTACCTGGGGCAGCCCCGCGAAAAAAATTGAGGAGACCGCTCCGAATTTGGGGATTTTTTGGTTTTTTGGGATTTTTTGAGAAGAGAGGCGGAAAAAATGTGGCGTAACCTCAAAATAAGCTTCAAATTGCTGTTGGGTTTTGGCGTTCTTCTGCTGGTCTTTATTCTCGCGGTTTTCATCAGCTGGACCCGCATGGTGAGCGTTCAGACGGACAGCGCGTATCTGTCCGGCGAAGTCGTCCCCATCATGATGGAAACCACCGCGCTGGAGAGGGCCTCTTACGAGCTGTTCCTCGCCGTGCGCAAAATACAGTACGAGTTTGACGACTCGTCGTTGGAAGCGATCAAAACCACGATCGACGAGACTCAGAAGGTGCTGGACTCCATCGACGGTCTGGCCGCCAAATTCCCGGAGCTGCAGGTTCCGAAAGCCGTGAGGGAAAATTTCCTTCCCGCTTACACAGCCTACATCGATTCCGTCAACAAGACCATCGCCTATTCCACGGAAAAAAACAAAGCTTGGGACATGCTGGTGAAGGCGGGCAGTGGAATGTCCACCGTGGAGGGGAAGGTGATGGACAGCATTTTCACCGGAACGGAGAAGGTCGTTCAGTCCGCCGAGCCCGACGTCCTGTCGAAACGCCTGGAGCTGATTCGCAAGGGCTATGAAATGGCCAATACCATCGAAACGCTGCGGCGCTCCATTCAAAAGGCCATGGCGGACGAGGACATCAGCGCCATCGAGGGGACCTCCGAGCTGGTCAGCGTCATCGACAAAGACGCTTCCTATCTGGAATCCATCGCGGCCACCCCCGAAGACCAGGCCATGGTGAAGGATATGTGGAACAGCATCACGCTCTATAAGGACGGACTGAAGGCCTTCGTCGCCGCGCTCAAAAATTATCAGGCCCAGAACGCCCTGCGGACCCCCCTTATGGACAAGCTCAACAAAGCGGGGACGGATGTTACCTCCTTCGCCCAGAAACGGGTGAAAAGCGTCGCGGATGAAAGCGTGTCTCAACTGGGCAGCGCGATTTTCCTGCTTTTTGCGTCGATGCTGGCCGCCGTCATTTTGGGCGTTTTGATCGCGATCTTCATTTCCCGCAGCATCGCGAAGCCCCTGGCGACCATCGTCACGCTGGCCGGCCGGGCCGGGGAGGGAGACCTCACCATCGGCTACAAAGACTTCAACTATGAGGGAAAAGACGAACTGGGCGTTCTGTCCCTTTCCATGTCCAACATGGTGGAGGCCCAGGGCAAGGCCATGCAGCAGGTCGTCTCCGTGGCGGGACGGGTCATGGACGGCGCCAGCAACCTTTCCTCCATTTCTCAGGAAACCAACGCCTCCATGGAGGAGGTCAAGGCCTCCGTAGACCAGGTCGCCACCCTGAGCGAAAGCAACAGCGCCGCCCTGCAGGAGTGCAACGCCGGAGTGGAGGAAATGAGCGCCGGAGCGGACACCGTGGCCCGTTCCGCTACGGAGAGCGCCGCGTTTATCTCCCAGACCACGGAGGCGTCCAACAAGGCCATCCAGACCGTGGACGACGTCATCTCCGGAATGCGCAACGTGGACAAAAATTCCAAAGTGAGCGAGGAAAAGATCCGCAATCTGGTGTCTTCGGTGGAAAACGTCAGCAGCTTCGTTTCGGTTATTACGGGTATTGCGGATCAGACGAACCTTCTGGCCCTGAACGCGGCCATTGAGGCGGCCCGGGCCGGAGAGGTGGGACGGGGCTTCGCCGTGGTGGCGGAGGAGGTCCGGAAGCTGGCGGAGGAATCCGCCCGGGCGGCTCAGAGTGTGGGCAGCATCATCACGGAGCTGCAAAAAGGAGCCAACGAAAGCATCGACGCGACCACGGAGGCGGGACGTCTGCTGGGCGAGACCCTCACTCAGGCGGAACAGGCCCAGAAGGAGCTGGATCAGGCGCTGAAAGAGATCAACAAAGCCAACGACTCGATCCAGAACATCGCGGCGGTAGCGGAAGAACAGGCGGCGTCCTGCAAGGAAGTGGCCACGGCCATTGACAGCGCGACAAAATCCACGATGGAAATGGTGGAGACCCTGACGAACATTCGTCACGCCACGGACGAAACGGTGCAGGCGGCCCAGGGCGTCGCCGGCCAGTCCGAGGAAATGAGCGGCAACGCGGAAGATCTGACGAGTATTCTGGGACAGTTCCGAATTCCGCCGGACGAAACCTCCGTCGGGAAAAAAGCGGCGAAAGCCCCGGTAAAAACCTCGACTCCGGCCCTTAAGGCCTCCCGCTGAACCGGAGCCGTGACCGCGTCTCAAAAATGAATTACGAGGGAACGATATACCGGCCGCCGTCG
This genomic interval carries:
- a CDS encoding nickel-dependent lactate racemase gives rise to the protein MALNAGQISLNKLKISFCNKPLLDVPGAVAAEMEKLRPRVRKDMRIAVAAGSRGINNIAVIVKAVVDGLVSFGARPFVIPAMGSHGGATAEGQKEMLAGYGITDETMGVPVLSSMAAERVGELTDGTKLPVFMDRHAFEADGVVVVNRVKAHTDFHGVNESGIAKMLVIGLGKQAQATVIHEHMVRGLRELIRPAAETVIKTGKILGALAVVEDGYDQTSLVKAVGAESIVEEDSKLLALSKEMMPKLPWKTLDVLMVDLMGKDISGTGMDTNVIGRMCIRGEPDGRPDITRICLFGLTPRSHGNALGVGMADVIPQSLYDSIDWKATYENVLTSTFLERGFVPIVRPTDREVLDTALRTCGSLDLSKLRLLRIRDTLHIDEVYATPVLCAEMEGRDDVTVVERDLPLDFSDKGELKKL
- a CDS encoding cyclase family protein, with amino-acid sequence MDLKKVKYYDLSHTLYHNCPGWPTHAPNIVDVTYHQALHGYNAETLTFNTHTTTHIDAPYHFYTEEPSVDQLSLDHFAGPAVFADLRGKAKLDGPITADMLKPFMSQVEKGDIFLMNTGWCEKRGFTEEYLHQWPYLDGSGAELLIEAGVRAVGSDSLSMGGWGSPEKANPCHLALLKKHIVLIEEMYFPEAVMDGKKRFVTAFPLKIVGASGCPVRVVACEFE
- a CDS encoding recombinase family protein is translated as MELSKGTAENQDLMMSPTEILGDEELTARIQRLSERTSLSAHDLLVKWLLQEETLLSVIRGTEGNMLRFIAGRTDDPNSDFDWIPEELMDADAYKDPEYRKKILKNIKKFRKEGKTFTQIAAFFNTNGVPTLSGAGQWYPSSVSQLLKAGRPR
- a CDS encoding response regulator; this translates as MEKFMNYAGRLTKKFLDSFSPGLRAKLILIFLLVKVIPLILLAILAWRQLVTLGNSLRDLAVSDSTVALNDSAVENIERMSTDTAQRVASFLYRRDDDIRLLANLDPTEKNYRNFLQSRKSKLVRKGKWDLAPDGMSWLRVDEPSPDVGGGKSTNSENNDVVNGASYHYRRPENFVYDDVPLYDEATFIDLDGHERIKIVDPGSNKIHHPMNPDRMDVSQKKNTYIGSETYFKELAKLRPGEIYVSDVTGAYVRSHFIGMYTPKQMISNLINGEITGLKTLGDGKGVASLMSRLQTFRSEELPQIPVEAEDYQELNRRTIEAVNRRLAEIGKAAETPELAERIRALMQKTAGVAFHPEEEAFAGKENPNGRRFEGIVRWATPVTEDGTPEGKIIGYATFALNHDHIMEFVDHITPMYSRYTELPNAYDGNYAFIWDYQCRSICHPRHHSIVGFDPETGDPEIPWLETSIYDDLLNKIGGGGLSDLKAKWPELIDEPPTLNLIRGQKTFLKQSRQKKPAPDLTRAGLVGLDGRYLNNAPQCTGWMDLTGEGGSGSFYILWSGLYKLNTAAAIPYYTGQYAPSEANGYSKRGFAFVAIGAGLEDFQAPARKTEGTLRALIGDSLLQTSLQLVGTTLVLIVLVVFVAIWTASFITHNITLLINGISRFRSGERQFRFHSDAVDEFGTLANSFDEMADSIVNSVNSPLCITDMNLRIIYMNEPGLKMRNTTLEKVVGTGYGEHSVYPFGSRYCPITALREGYEAEAYYVEESHQYLKGIAHYFMDKEGQKIGYIVMTTNVTEIQVAREKAEQANRAKSDFLSNMSHEIRTPMNAIIGMTAIGKSAADIERKDYAFGKIDDASTHLLGVINDILDMSKIEANRFELSLAEFVFEKMLQKVVNVINFRVDEKTQNFTVRLDRNIPRSLIGDDQRLAQVITNLLSNAVKFTPPQGSIHLDASLTGEENGLCTIQIDVKDTGIGISEEQKSRLFTSFVQAESSTSRKFGGTGLGLAISKRIVEMMGGKIWIESELGKGSTFSFTVQLRKVSEKYESPLRPGVNMKNIRILAVDDAQEIREYFADIAQRLGIVCDTADGGETALECIDKKGPYDMYFVDWKMPGIDGIELTRRIKADRANRSVVIMISATEWSVIEQDARKAGVDKFLPKPLFPSDIADCINECIGTGALPAAEEDAPEEMEIFEGRRILLAEDVEINREIVLTLLEPAKLSIDCAANGIEAVEKFSAAPEKYDMIFMDVQMPEMDGLEATRRIRALDSIYAKQVPIVAMTANVFREDIEKCLEAGMNDHVGKPLDFREVLSSLHRYLGQPREKN
- a CDS encoding methyl-accepting chemotaxis protein → MWRNLKISFKLLLGFGVLLLVFILAVFISWTRMVSVQTDSAYLSGEVVPIMMETTALERASYELFLAVRKIQYEFDDSSLEAIKTTIDETQKVLDSIDGLAAKFPELQVPKAVRENFLPAYTAYIDSVNKTIAYSTEKNKAWDMLVKAGSGMSTVEGKVMDSIFTGTEKVVQSAEPDVLSKRLELIRKGYEMANTIETLRRSIQKAMADEDISAIEGTSELVSVIDKDASYLESIAATPEDQAMVKDMWNSITLYKDGLKAFVAALKNYQAQNALRTPLMDKLNKAGTDVTSFAQKRVKSVADESVSQLGSAIFLLFASMLAAVILGVLIAIFISRSIAKPLATIVTLAGRAGEGDLTIGYKDFNYEGKDELGVLSLSMSNMVEAQGKAMQQVVSVAGRVMDGASNLSSISQETNASMEEVKASVDQVATLSESNSAALQECNAGVEEMSAGADTVARSATESAAFISQTTEASNKAIQTVDDVISGMRNVDKNSKVSEEKIRNLVSSVENVSSFVSVITGIADQTNLLALNAAIEAARAGEVGRGFAVVAEEVRKLAEESARAAQSVGSIITELQKGANESIDATTEAGRLLGETLTQAEQAQKELDQALKEINKANDSIQNIAAVAEEQAASCKEVATAIDSATKSTMEMVETLTNIRHATDETVQAAQGVAGQSEEMSGNAEDLTSILGQFRIPPDETSVGKKAAKAPVKTSTPALKASR